One Paracidovorax avenae ATCC 19860 genomic region harbors:
- the sbcB gene encoding exodeoxyribonuclease I yields the protein MHTFFWHDYETFGADPRRDRPAQFAGIRTDADLNEIGEPVMMYCRPAPDYLPDPESCLLTGITPQLCLERGLPEHEFAARIEAELARPGTIGVGYNTIRFDDEITRFMFWRNLIDPYAREWQNECGRWDLLDVVRLTYALRPDGIEWPRKEDGSPSLKLEHLSRANGLVHEAAHDALSDVRATIALARLIRQRQPKLFEFALGLRRKDRVAAELRLPATADTARPFLHASGMFPADRGCLGILWPLASHPTNRNELIAWDLAHDPSELAGLDAARIRERLFTRTADLPEGVARLPVKSVHLNKSPMVVGNVNTLTPAMAQRWGIDMERAAAHAEIARALPDMSAIWAEVFARPKDAPADVDQDLYGGFVGNEDRRRLQRLRTLPPQELALARPGFDDERLEELAWRFRARNFPETLDEADRERWEALRVARLMEGEGGGLTFDALFARLDTLGETADERGEAILGALYEYAESIAPDF from the coding sequence GGACCTGAACGAGATCGGCGAGCCGGTGATGATGTATTGCCGCCCGGCGCCGGACTACCTGCCTGATCCCGAGTCCTGCCTGCTCACGGGCATCACGCCGCAGCTGTGCCTGGAGCGCGGCCTGCCCGAGCACGAATTCGCCGCGCGCATCGAGGCGGAGTTGGCCCGGCCCGGCACCATCGGCGTGGGCTACAACACGATCCGCTTCGACGACGAGATCACGCGCTTCATGTTCTGGCGCAACCTGATCGATCCCTATGCGCGGGAATGGCAGAACGAATGCGGCCGCTGGGACCTGCTGGACGTGGTGCGCCTGACCTACGCGCTGCGCCCCGACGGTATCGAGTGGCCGCGCAAGGAGGACGGGTCTCCCAGCCTGAAGCTCGAGCACCTGTCGCGCGCCAACGGCCTGGTGCACGAGGCGGCGCACGATGCCCTGTCGGACGTGCGCGCCACGATCGCGCTGGCGAGGCTGATCCGGCAGCGGCAGCCGAAGCTGTTCGAGTTCGCGCTCGGCCTGCGCCGCAAGGACCGCGTGGCCGCGGAACTGCGCCTGCCCGCCACGGCCGATACCGCGCGCCCCTTCCTCCACGCATCGGGCATGTTCCCGGCGGACCGGGGCTGCCTGGGCATCCTGTGGCCGCTCGCCAGCCACCCGACCAACCGCAACGAGCTGATCGCGTGGGACCTGGCGCACGACCCGTCCGAACTGGCCGGCCTGGATGCCGCGCGCATCCGCGAGCGGCTCTTCACGCGCACCGCCGACCTGCCCGAGGGCGTGGCGCGGCTGCCCGTCAAGAGCGTGCACCTGAACAAGTCCCCCATGGTGGTGGGCAACGTGAACACCCTCACGCCGGCCATGGCGCAGCGCTGGGGCATCGACATGGAGCGTGCCGCAGCCCATGCGGAGATCGCACGGGCGCTGCCCGACATGAGCGCGATCTGGGCCGAGGTGTTCGCACGGCCGAAGGACGCGCCGGCCGATGTGGACCAGGACCTGTACGGGGGCTTCGTCGGCAACGAGGACCGGCGCCGCCTGCAGCGGCTGCGCACGCTGCCGCCGCAGGAGCTGGCGCTGGCCCGGCCGGGTTTCGACGACGAGCGCCTGGAGGAGCTGGCCTGGCGCTTCCGCGCACGCAACTTCCCCGAGACGCTGGACGAGGCGGACCGCGAGCGCTGGGAAGCCCTGCGCGTGGCGCGCCTCATGGAGGGCGAGGGCGGTGGCCTGACCTTCGATGCGCTGTTCGCGCGGCTGGACACGCTGGGCGAGACGGCGGACGAGCGTGGCGAGGCGATCCTGGGAGCGCTGTATGAATATGCAGAAAGCATCGCTCCCGATTTCTGA
- a CDS encoding NAD-dependent protein deacetylase produces MQKASLPISDGPVPLPASAGGLDALLAWARACPRLFVLTGAGCSTASGIPDYRDEGGAWKRSPPVTYQAFMGDEAVRRRYWARSMIGWRVMGGAAPGAAHHALAALEAMGRVEMLLTQNVDGLHTAAGQQRVIDLHGRIDTVRCMACEARMPRADLQSWLEARNPAWAVLEAAAAPDGDADLDGRDFSAFELPACPHCGGGPLKPDVVFFGESVPRERVEAARAALARSDGLLVAGSSLMVYSGFRFVQAAADAGLPVAAVNRGVTRADGLIAVKVEDDVGRVLGALAQALAPAGGMPPGA; encoded by the coding sequence ATGCAGAAAGCATCGCTCCCGATTTCTGACGGGCCCGTGCCTCTGCCGGCCTCTGCGGGCGGGTTGGATGCCCTGCTGGCCTGGGCGCGTGCCTGCCCGCGGCTTTTCGTGCTCACCGGCGCGGGCTGCAGCACGGCGTCCGGCATCCCGGACTACCGGGACGAGGGCGGCGCCTGGAAGCGCTCCCCGCCGGTCACCTACCAGGCCTTCATGGGCGACGAGGCGGTGCGCCGGCGCTACTGGGCGCGCAGCATGATCGGCTGGCGCGTCATGGGCGGCGCCGCGCCCGGGGCCGCGCACCATGCCCTGGCCGCGCTGGAGGCGATGGGCCGGGTGGAGATGCTGCTCACGCAGAACGTGGACGGCCTGCACACGGCCGCGGGGCAGCAGCGGGTGATCGACCTGCACGGGCGCATCGACACGGTGCGCTGCATGGCCTGCGAGGCGCGCATGCCGCGTGCGGACCTGCAATCCTGGCTGGAGGCCCGCAACCCGGCCTGGGCGGTGCTGGAGGCGGCCGCTGCGCCGGACGGCGATGCCGACCTGGACGGCCGCGACTTTTCCGCGTTCGAATTGCCCGCCTGTCCCCATTGCGGCGGCGGTCCCCTGAAGCCGGACGTGGTGTTTTTCGGTGAAAGCGTGCCGCGCGAACGCGTGGAGGCCGCGCGGGCGGCGCTGGCCCGGTCCGACGGATTGCTCGTGGCCGGCTCTTCGCTGATGGTGTATTCGGGTTTCCGCTTCGTGCAGGCGGCCGCGGACGCCGGGCTGCCGGTGGCGGCCGTGAACCGGGGCGTGACGCGCGCCGACGGATTGATCGCGGTCAAGGTCGAGGACGACGTGGGCCGCGTGCTGGGGGCCCTGGCGCAGGCGCTGGCACCGGCCGGAGGGATGCCGCCGGGCGCATGA
- a CDS encoding sigma-54-dependent Fis family transcriptional regulator has protein sequence MQSSLHGGEAAQAAAFAPLPSARVIAESHERSRSFGLQRHASADLQPLAPDALAWAVARNDALCAHALPVMETLSAQIAGTQSMVLLTDAQGVVLHALGDEEFLGRAHRVALRPGGTWSERSKGTNAIGTALALGDAVQVNGDEHFLAANQFLTCSCAPICDPLGQVIGALDVSGDRHQQSAHTLALVRMSARMVENHLFGKVYEDAVRLRFHARPEFLGTLVEGLAAFTPEGRFLAANRSGQFQLGMSANALQAQTFPSLFGMPMSALLAHARGAMPRPLQLALPGGVVVNAMVEFRPKGAAALGWMVQGRDEDAPTAAPAAPASATATRPRPVAPVPAGGPRLSGLRYLDTGDAQLAQVIDRVSRVLGSDVPMLILGETGTGKELLARAIHQDGPRARGPFVAVNCASIPETLIEAELFGYEEGAFTGARRKGSVGKIAQAHGGTLFLDEIGDMPLAMQARLLRVLQERTVAPLGSARQIPVDVHVLCATHRNLRDMMARGVFRDDLYYRLNGLVVRLPALRERSDLRVIVQRLLQAQDRERAAEGSAPGWPRPRRTAPLRVSPRAMELFLRHCWPGNLRQLSNALRTAALMAGDADEIDIGHLPEDLFDEVPPAAASAAPVPAGPQGDAGASVWGTGPCPPGRSAARRPEPAAVRSWDETVEDALRHALSVHGGNVSAVARALGVSRNTVYRRLKAMDGTAAHH, from the coding sequence ATGCAGAGCTCCCTCCATGGCGGGGAGGCGGCGCAGGCCGCCGCCTTCGCGCCGCTGCCTTCGGCCCGCGTGATCGCCGAGTCGCACGAGCGCTCCCGCTCCTTCGGCCTGCAACGGCACGCGTCCGCCGACCTCCAGCCCCTGGCGCCCGACGCGCTCGCCTGGGCCGTGGCGCGCAACGACGCGCTTTGCGCGCATGCGCTCCCGGTCATGGAAACCCTCTCTGCGCAGATCGCGGGCACGCAGAGCATGGTGCTGCTCACCGACGCCCAGGGCGTGGTGCTGCACGCCCTGGGCGACGAGGAATTCCTCGGGCGCGCGCACCGGGTCGCGCTGCGGCCCGGGGGCACCTGGTCCGAGCGCAGCAAGGGCACGAATGCCATCGGCACGGCCCTGGCCCTGGGCGATGCGGTGCAGGTGAACGGCGACGAGCATTTCCTGGCCGCCAACCAGTTCCTCACCTGCTCCTGCGCACCCATCTGCGATCCGCTGGGCCAGGTGATTGGCGCGCTGGACGTGAGCGGCGACCGCCACCAGCAGAGTGCGCACACGCTGGCCCTGGTGCGCATGTCCGCCCGCATGGTCGAGAACCATCTCTTCGGCAAGGTCTATGAGGACGCCGTGCGGCTGCGCTTCCATGCGCGCCCGGAGTTCCTGGGCACGCTGGTGGAGGGCCTGGCCGCGTTCACGCCGGAGGGTCGCTTCCTCGCGGCCAACCGCAGCGGGCAGTTCCAGCTCGGTATGTCGGCGAACGCATTGCAGGCGCAGACCTTCCCGTCGCTCTTCGGCATGCCGATGAGCGCGCTGCTGGCCCATGCGCGCGGCGCCATGCCCCGGCCGCTGCAGCTCGCGCTGCCCGGCGGGGTGGTGGTCAATGCGATGGTGGAATTCCGCCCGAAGGGGGCGGCGGCCCTCGGCTGGATGGTGCAGGGGCGCGACGAGGATGCGCCCACGGCCGCGCCCGCTGCCCCAGCTTCCGCCACGGCCACCCGGCCGCGGCCCGTCGCCCCGGTGCCGGCCGGCGGTCCGCGCCTGTCCGGCCTGCGCTACCTGGATACGGGCGATGCGCAGCTGGCGCAGGTGATCGACCGCGTCTCGCGCGTGCTGGGCAGCGACGTGCCCATGCTCATCCTCGGCGAGACCGGCACGGGCAAGGAACTGCTGGCCCGCGCCATCCACCAGGACGGCCCGCGCGCGCGCGGGCCCTTCGTGGCGGTGAACTGCGCATCCATCCCGGAAACTCTGATCGAGGCGGAACTGTTCGGCTACGAGGAGGGCGCCTTCACGGGCGCGCGGCGCAAGGGCAGCGTGGGCAAGATCGCCCAGGCCCACGGCGGCACGCTGTTCCTGGACGAGATCGGCGACATGCCGCTGGCCATGCAGGCCCGGCTGCTGCGCGTGCTGCAGGAGCGCACCGTGGCGCCGCTCGGCTCGGCGCGGCAGATCCCGGTGGATGTGCACGTGCTTTGCGCCACCCACCGGAACCTGCGCGACATGATGGCCCGGGGGGTGTTCCGCGACGATCTCTACTACCGGCTCAACGGGCTGGTGGTGCGCCTGCCGGCGCTGCGCGAGCGCTCGGACCTGCGCGTCATCGTGCAGCGCCTCTTGCAGGCGCAGGACCGCGAGCGGGCTGCCGAAGGCTCCGCGCCCGGGTGGCCGCGGCCGCGCCGGACGGCGCCCCTGCGGGTCTCGCCGCGGGCCATGGAGCTGTTCCTGCGGCACTGCTGGCCGGGCAACCTCCGCCAGCTCTCGAATGCGCTGCGCACGGCGGCGCTGATGGCCGGCGATGCGGACGAGATCGACATCGGGCATCTGCCGGAGGACCTGTTCGATGAAGTTCCTCCTGCTGCCGCTTCCGCGGCCCCGGTGCCCGCAGGTCCCCAGGGCGATGCCGGGGCGTCGGTGTGGGGTACCGGGCCATGCCCGCCGGGCCGCAGCGCTGCACGCCGGCCCGAGCCGGCCGCGGTGCGTTCATGGGACGAGACCGTGGAAGATGCGCTGCGCCATGCGCTGTCGGTGCATGGCGGCAACGTGTCCGCCGTGGCGCGGGCGTTGGGGGTGTCGCGCAATACGGTGTACCGGCGGCTGAAGGCCATGGACGGGACGGCCGCCCATCATTGA
- a CDS encoding DUF779 domain-containing protein, with translation MTTTAPPVSAPPGSATRVSATPEAVALIERLQAQHGPLMFHQSGGCCDGSAPMCFARGEFMLGDSDVLLGEIAGTPFYMSESQFAYWEHTHLIIDAVPGNGGMFSLERPTGLRFLTRSRLYGDAEWAAIEALGPPPRGAV, from the coding sequence ATGACGACGACCGCGCCCCCCGTTTCCGCACCTCCCGGTTCCGCAACCCGTGTCTCGGCCACGCCCGAGGCCGTCGCCCTCATCGAGCGGCTGCAGGCGCAACACGGCCCGCTCATGTTCCACCAGTCCGGCGGCTGCTGCGATGGCAGCGCACCCATGTGCTTCGCCCGCGGCGAATTCATGCTCGGCGATTCCGACGTGCTGCTCGGCGAGATCGCGGGCACGCCCTTCTACATGAGCGAATCCCAGTTCGCCTACTGGGAACACACGCACCTGATCATCGATGCCGTGCCCGGCAACGGCGGCATGTTCTCGCTGGAGCGGCCCACGGGGCTGCGGTTCCTCACCCGCTCGCGGCTCTACGGCGATGCCGAATGGGCGGCCATCGAGGCGCTGGGGCCGCCGCCGCGCGGGGCGGTTTGA
- the adhP gene encoding alcohol dehydrogenase AdhP — protein sequence MLPKTMKAAVVREFGKPLTIEEAPVPTPADDQILVKIEASGVCHTDLHAAEGDWPVKPNPPFIPGHEGVGFVAAIGRNVKHVKEGDRVGVPWLHSACGCCTHCLGGWETLCESQSNTGYSVNGGFADYALADPNFVGHLPKDVGFVDIAPVLCAGVTVYKGLKVTDTKPGDWVVISGIGGLGHMAVQYAKAMGLNVAAVDVEDDKLELAKKLGASVTVNAKTTDPAAYLQKEIGGAHGALVTAVSPKAFEQALGMVRRGGTVSLNGLPPGNFPLPIFDMVLRGVTVRGSIVGTRLDLQESLDFAARGQVKATVATEKLENINDVFARMHKGQIQGRIVLDMAAH from the coding sequence ATGCTTCCCAAGACCATGAAAGCCGCCGTCGTGCGCGAATTCGGCAAGCCCCTCACCATCGAGGAAGCCCCGGTACCGACGCCCGCCGATGACCAGATCCTCGTGAAGATCGAGGCCTCCGGCGTCTGCCACACCGACCTGCACGCCGCCGAAGGCGACTGGCCCGTCAAGCCCAACCCGCCGTTCATTCCCGGCCACGAGGGCGTGGGTTTCGTCGCGGCCATCGGCAGGAACGTGAAGCACGTGAAGGAAGGCGACCGCGTGGGCGTGCCGTGGCTGCATTCGGCCTGCGGCTGCTGCACCCACTGCCTGGGCGGCTGGGAAACCCTGTGCGAATCGCAGAGCAACACCGGCTATTCGGTCAACGGCGGTTTCGCCGACTACGCGCTGGCCGACCCCAACTTCGTGGGCCACCTGCCCAAGGACGTCGGCTTCGTGGACATCGCTCCCGTGCTGTGCGCGGGCGTGACCGTGTACAAGGGCCTGAAGGTGACGGACACCAAGCCGGGCGACTGGGTGGTCATCTCCGGCATCGGCGGCCTGGGCCACATGGCCGTGCAGTACGCCAAGGCCATGGGCCTGAACGTGGCGGCCGTGGACGTGGAAGACGACAAGCTCGAACTGGCGAAAAAACTCGGCGCCAGCGTGACGGTGAACGCGAAGACCACCGACCCGGCCGCCTATCTGCAAAAGGAGATCGGCGGCGCCCATGGCGCGCTGGTCACGGCCGTCTCGCCCAAGGCCTTCGAGCAGGCGCTGGGCATGGTGCGCCGCGGCGGCACCGTGTCGCTCAACGGCCTGCCGCCCGGCAACTTCCCGCTGCCCATCTTCGACATGGTGCTGCGCGGCGTCACCGTGCGCGGCTCCATCGTCGGCACGCGCCTGGACCTGCAGGAATCGCTGGACTTCGCGGCCCGCGGCCAGGTCAAGGCCACCGTGGCGACCGAGAAGCTGGAGAACATCAACGACGTGTTCGCGCGCATGCACAAGGGCCAGATCCAGGGCCGCATCGTGCTGGACATGGCGGCCCACTGA
- the adh gene encoding aldehyde dehydrogenase — translation MDMAEIANLGIANPYKKQYGNYIGGQWVPPVDGQYFENSSPINGQVFTSVPRSNDKDVNAALDAAHKAKAAWGKTSTTDRANILLKIADRMEANLLTIAVAETIDNGKPLRETMAADIPLAIDHFRYFAGAVRAQEGGISEIDHDTMAYHFHEPLGVVGQIIPWNFPILMAVWKLAPALAAGNCVVLKPAEQTPASILVLLEMIGDLLPAGVLNVVNGFGLEAGKPLASSNRIAKIAFTGETTTGRLIMQYASQNIIPVTLELGGKSPNIFFEDVMSADDAFFDKALEGFAMFALNQGEVCTCPSRVLIQESIYDRFMERALKRVAAITQGHPLDKGTMIGAQASQEQLEKILSYLDLGKKEGAECLIGGERNMLGGDLAGGYYVKPTVFKGHNKMRIFQEEIFGPVVSVTTFKTEEEALEIANDTLYGLGAGVWSRDGARAFRMGRGIQAGRVWTNCYHAYPAHAAFGGYKQSGIGRENHKMMLDHYQQTKNLLVSYSPNKLGFF, via the coding sequence ATGGACATGGCAGAAATCGCCAACCTCGGCATCGCCAACCCCTACAAGAAGCAGTACGGCAACTACATCGGCGGCCAGTGGGTCCCCCCGGTGGACGGCCAGTACTTCGAGAACAGCTCGCCCATCAACGGCCAGGTGTTCACCTCGGTGCCGCGTTCCAACGACAAGGACGTGAACGCCGCGCTGGACGCCGCGCACAAGGCCAAGGCGGCCTGGGGCAAGACCTCCACGACGGACCGGGCCAACATCCTGCTGAAGATCGCCGACCGCATGGAAGCCAACCTGCTGACCATCGCGGTGGCCGAAACCATCGACAACGGCAAGCCGCTGCGCGAGACCATGGCGGCCGACATCCCCCTGGCCATCGACCACTTCCGCTACTTCGCGGGCGCGGTGCGGGCGCAGGAAGGCGGCATCAGCGAGATCGACCATGACACGATGGCCTACCACTTCCACGAGCCGCTGGGCGTCGTGGGCCAGATCATTCCCTGGAACTTCCCCATCCTAATGGCTGTCTGGAAGCTGGCACCCGCCCTGGCTGCCGGCAACTGCGTGGTGCTCAAGCCCGCGGAGCAGACGCCGGCCTCCATCCTGGTCCTGCTCGAGATGATCGGCGACCTGCTGCCCGCCGGCGTGCTGAACGTGGTCAACGGCTTCGGCCTGGAGGCCGGCAAGCCGCTGGCCTCCAGCAACCGCATCGCGAAGATCGCCTTCACGGGCGAGACCACGACCGGCCGGCTCATCATGCAGTACGCCAGCCAGAACATCATCCCGGTCACGCTGGAGCTGGGCGGCAAGAGCCCCAACATCTTCTTCGAGGATGTGATGAGCGCCGACGACGCCTTCTTCGACAAGGCGCTGGAAGGCTTCGCCATGTTCGCGCTGAACCAGGGCGAAGTATGCACCTGCCCCAGCCGCGTGCTGATCCAGGAATCGATCTACGACCGCTTCATGGAACGTGCCCTGAAGCGCGTGGCCGCCATCACCCAGGGCCACCCGCTCGACAAGGGCACCATGATCGGCGCGCAGGCATCGCAGGAGCAACTGGAGAAGATCCTCTCGTACCTCGACCTGGGCAAGAAGGAAGGCGCCGAATGCCTCATCGGCGGCGAACGCAACATGCTCGGCGGCGACCTGGCCGGAGGCTACTACGTCAAGCCCACGGTGTTCAAGGGCCACAACAAGATGCGCATCTTCCAGGAAGAGATCTTCGGCCCGGTGGTGTCCGTCACCACCTTCAAGACCGAAGAGGAAGCGCTGGAGATCGCCAACGACACGCTCTACGGCCTGGGCGCCGGCGTGTGGAGCCGCGACGGGGCGCGCGCCTTCCGCATGGGCCGCGGCATCCAGGCCGGCCGCGTGTGGACCAACTGCTACCACGCCTACCCCGCGCATGCGGCCTTCGGCGGCTACAAGCAGTCCGGCATCGGCCGCGAGAACCACAAGATGATGCTCGACCACTACCAGCAGACCAAGAACCTGCTCGTGAGCTACAGCCCGAACAAGCTGGGCTTCTTCTGA
- a CDS encoding DnaJ domain-containing protein, with protein sequence MTDHYAALGLSATASLADIKKAFRQKAAFYHPDRNPSPDAAERFRAAQKAYEVLSDDAARQAYDDNRRRNLLDDPLQTAREIWQSYFKNVLSS encoded by the coding sequence ATGACTGACCACTACGCCGCCCTCGGTCTGAGCGCGACCGCGAGCCTGGCCGATATCAAGAAGGCGTTCCGCCAGAAGGCGGCCTTCTACCACCCCGACCGCAATCCCTCGCCGGATGCGGCCGAGCGCTTCCGCGCGGCCCAGAAGGCCTACGAAGTGCTGTCGGACGACGCCGCGCGCCAGGCCTACGACGACAACCGCCGCCGCAACCTGCTCGACGATCCGCTCCAGACGGCGCGGGAGATCTGGCAGTCCTATTTCAAGAACGTGCTTTCCTCGTGA
- a CDS encoding helix-turn-helix transcriptional regulator, whose amino-acid sequence MNAEPAPDAGPAEAFWRDPALPFAESRRACRSRACYRPHLHPTFSIGAVDGGRSVFTGAEGGPVPLRAGMLVFVPAGRVHACNPVPGSAWSYQMLHLDAEWLQAVRSEAAAAVPEGGGPVRIVDDPACHARFARLNALLFSQAAPQDKEAALIEFVGDSDAMHGLRIPAPAAGPGLQERLRPAMERLRDAPADSTPLDELARLAGMGRYQLIRAFKAATGMTPHAWQMNLRINCARARLQDGDSLADVAHGLGFADQAHFQRMFKAHAGVTPGRFRA is encoded by the coding sequence GTGAACGCGGAGCCGGCACCGGACGCCGGGCCGGCAGAGGCCTTCTGGCGTGACCCGGCGCTGCCCTTCGCCGAAAGCCGCCGTGCCTGCCGCAGCCGGGCCTGCTACCGGCCCCACCTGCACCCCACGTTCTCGATCGGCGCGGTGGACGGTGGACGCAGCGTGTTCACGGGTGCGGAAGGCGGCCCCGTCCCGCTGCGTGCGGGCATGCTGGTGTTCGTGCCGGCCGGGCGCGTGCATGCCTGCAACCCGGTGCCGGGCTCCGCGTGGAGCTACCAGATGCTGCACCTGGATGCGGAATGGCTCCAGGCGGTGCGCAGCGAGGCCGCCGCAGCCGTGCCGGAAGGCGGCGGCCCGGTGCGCATCGTGGACGATCCGGCCTGCCATGCGCGCTTCGCGCGCCTGAACGCACTGCTGTTTTCCCAGGCCGCGCCGCAGGACAAGGAGGCCGCGTTGATCGAATTCGTCGGCGACAGCGACGCAATGCACGGCCTGCGCATCCCGGCGCCCGCCGCCGGCCCTGGCCTGCAGGAGCGGCTGCGACCGGCGATGGAGCGCCTGCGCGACGCGCCCGCCGACAGCACGCCGCTCGATGAACTGGCCCGGCTGGCCGGCATGGGCCGCTACCAGCTGATCCGGGCGTTCAAGGCCGCCACCGGCATGACGCCCCATGCCTGGCAAATGAACCTGAGGATCAACTGCGCGCGGGCGCGCCTGCAGGACGGGGACAGCCTCGCGGACGTGGCCCATGGCCTGGGTTTCGCCGACCAGGCCCACTTCCAGCGGATGTTCAAGGCGCATGCGGGCGTGACCCCGGGGCGGTTCCGCGCCTAG
- a CDS encoding LysE family translocator — protein sequence MEQFLLIAAAHFLALLSPGPDFFLIARTSLSAGWRTAGGACVGIALANGVFIVAAFAGLSALRVGSPWFTGIQLAGAAYLLYLGVLFMRHAGRSRLDVSAAAGAFAPGRGARWRAAGMGFVSAALNPKNALFYASLAAMLAGPQATPGWKVFYGAWMFCAVLLWDLAVAVAIGNRAVLHRFARALPWLERVSGAVLVLAGCLVIAMLVRGG from the coding sequence ATGGAACAGTTCCTCCTGATCGCCGCCGCGCATTTCCTCGCCCTGCTGTCGCCGGGGCCGGACTTTTTCCTGATCGCCCGGACCTCGCTGTCGGCCGGATGGCGGACGGCTGGCGGGGCCTGCGTGGGCATCGCGCTCGCCAACGGCGTGTTCATCGTGGCGGCGTTCGCCGGCCTGTCCGCGCTGCGCGTGGGCAGCCCGTGGTTCACCGGCATCCAGCTGGCCGGTGCTGCCTACCTGCTCTACCTGGGCGTGCTGTTCATGCGCCATGCGGGCCGCAGCCGCCTGGACGTCTCCGCGGCCGCGGGCGCCTTCGCGCCAGGGCGCGGGGCCCGGTGGCGGGCCGCAGGCATGGGGTTTGTCTCGGCCGCGCTCAATCCGAAGAACGCGCTGTTCTATGCGAGCCTCGCGGCCATGCTGGCCGGACCGCAGGCCACGCCGGGATGGAAGGTGTTCTACGGCGCGTGGATGTTCTGCGCCGTGCTGCTGTGGGACCTGGCGGTCGCCGTCGCGATCGGCAACCGGGCCGTGCTGCACCGCTTCGCGCGGGCGCTGCCCTGGCTGGAGCGGGTGTCGGGCGCCGTCCTCGTCCTGGCCGGCTGCCTCGTGATCGCGATGCTCGTGCGCGGGGGATGA